One window of the Myxococcales bacterium genome contains the following:
- a CDS encoding DUF389 domain-containing protein produces MSDRRDQLDQPDKSDRPDGDPPGKSDQPDKSDRPGKSGRPDSDRPRRAARAVRGVRSLIEQLEDQAAGFIGVTPDDRISVVEGMLRRSTAHAIGYWLQLILAMAIATLGLAMNSVAVVIGAMLISPLMGPLIEFGVGLATGSLLLTIRAGVRTAASVAVVVFAAAGLTRLLPFHEVTTELAGRTSPTMIDLFIAVACALAAVYTTVREGKDAMAAAAGTAIGIALVPPLCTAGYGLGTGNHDMLQGALLLFTANFAAITAVTSATVLLLGFGQVNTAEIEDDVLERPSEGRLAHVAARVTRRTVGRRLGALTRLLLPAMLLGAILVPLRRALHEVSWQVEVRSEVERLLAEVPGAVVRQSLEVRAGTVRVRLFLVGTDAEARAVAATLRTKIAMRLGKEPLVDVVAVPDAATLDAMANQLRQAALPPPDAPAPAPITPPATLFASALDDALAHHWPSSAGTVLRLRVTPRGGTPVALELDVTHLGAPLGEVGEQLLEQAWSAQLEATVDVNDHPLPVAAVAAPADAGETWLPEAVRVLDATAGIAGLSLCFTVPAPAPPPPARPWRAPTPPPPPASIEIVRGVLTGLTRARPDAVIVDGVGWSVRVTTASCLPAPTAPADPTAPVPAADPTAPAPAPPPTQPASAPAPAPAASAPAAPTTAAP; encoded by the coding sequence GCCGTCCGTGGCGTCCGTAGTCTGATCGAGCAGCTCGAGGATCAGGCCGCCGGGTTCATCGGGGTCACGCCCGACGATCGGATCAGCGTGGTCGAGGGCATGCTGCGCCGGTCGACGGCCCACGCCATCGGCTACTGGCTCCAGCTCATCCTGGCGATGGCCATCGCCACGCTCGGCCTGGCGATGAACAGCGTCGCGGTCGTGATCGGCGCCATGCTGATCTCGCCGCTGATGGGGCCGTTGATCGAGTTCGGCGTCGGCCTCGCCACCGGTTCGCTCCTGCTGACGATCCGCGCCGGCGTCCGCACCGCCGCCAGCGTCGCGGTGGTGGTGTTCGCGGCCGCCGGCCTGACCCGGCTGCTGCCGTTCCACGAGGTCACGACCGAGCTGGCGGGCCGGACCAGCCCGACGATGATCGATCTGTTCATCGCCGTCGCGTGCGCGCTGGCCGCGGTCTACACCACCGTCCGCGAGGGCAAGGACGCGATGGCCGCCGCCGCCGGGACCGCGATCGGCATCGCGCTGGTCCCGCCGCTGTGCACCGCCGGCTACGGCCTGGGCACCGGCAACCACGACATGCTGCAGGGCGCGCTCTTGCTCTTCACCGCCAACTTCGCGGCGATCACCGCGGTCACCTCGGCGACGGTGTTGCTGCTGGGCTTCGGCCAGGTCAACACCGCCGAGATCGAGGACGACGTGCTCGAGCGCCCGTCCGAGGGCCGCCTGGCCCATGTCGCCGCCCGGGTCACGCGCCGCACCGTCGGCCGCCGCCTGGGCGCGCTGACGCGCCTGCTGTTGCCGGCGATGCTGCTCGGCGCGATCCTCGTGCCGCTGCGCCGGGCGCTGCACGAGGTCAGCTGGCAGGTCGAGGTCCGGTCCGAGGTCGAGCGCCTGCTCGCCGAGGTCCCCGGCGCCGTGGTCCGCCAGAGCCTCGAGGTCCGCGCCGGCACCGTCCGGGTCCGGCTGTTCCTGGTCGGCACCGACGCGGAGGCCCGCGCCGTCGCCGCGACCCTGCGCACGAAGATCGCGATGCGCCTCGGCAAGGAGCCGCTGGTGGACGTGGTCGCGGTGCCTGACGCGGCGACCCTCGACGCGATGGCGAACCAGCTGCGCCAGGCGGCCCTCCCGCCGCCCGACGCGCCGGCGCCGGCGCCGATCACGCCGCCGGCCACCTTGTTCGCGAGCGCGCTCGATGACGCCCTCGCCCACCACTGGCCGTCGTCGGCGGGCACCGTCCTGCGGCTGCGCGTCACGCCGCGCGGCGGCACCCCGGTCGCGCTCGAGCTCGACGTGACCCACCTCGGGGCCCCGCTCGGCGAGGTCGGCGAGCAGCTGCTCGAGCAGGCGTGGAGCGCGCAGCTCGAGGCCACCGTCGACGTGAACGATCACCCGCTGCCGGTCGCCGCGGTCGCGGCCCCGGCCGACGCCGGCGAGACCTGGCTGCCCGAGGCCGTGCGCGTGCTCGACGCGACCGCCGGGATCGCCGGCCTGAGCCTGTGCTTCACCGTGCCGGCGCCGGCGCCGCCGCCGCCTGCGCGGCCCTGGCGCGCGCCCACCCCACCGCCACCGCCCGCGTCGATCGAGATCGTGCGCGGCGTGCTGACCGGCCTGACCCGGGCGCGGCCCGACGCGGTGATCGTCGATGGCGTCGGCTGGAGCGTCCGCGTCACGACCGCGAGCTGCTTGCCGGCGCCGACCGCCCCGGCCGATCCGACCGCGCCCGTCCCGGCGGCCGATCCGACCGCGCCCGCCCCGGCGCCGCCGCCCACCCAGCCCGCGTCGGCCCCGGCGCCTGCGCCCGCGGCATCCGCGCCCGCAGCGCCGACGACCGCGGCGCCCTGA
- a CDS encoding M23 family metallopeptidase codes for MPADRLSLSEVLGLSPWRLRLRETVFAVRGDALTPPSRFDHTSLRILQPRLALAVWRGQRPFGRAVPIYNLFNRTPTPIERGWSVRKTQVRDFQGGALTYDSHNGTDFATAPGTVIVAPAAGRAILVVSEFHRGGLKLLLDHGDGLATSYAHLARVLIAPGDVVARGQPIALSGASGLNFVAALGADPPHLHFNVWLDGEPVDPFAVAGEASLWRRANDPTPGATDRDLPPTTIDDARLAAQLDACRDPDLAARLRAIPDRVERALATIFARNYQPMRFTDHVSPYVSRAARVPALDLPFAATDYERVHLPSP; via the coding sequence GTGCCCGCCGATCGCCTGTCGCTGTCCGAGGTCCTGGGGCTGTCGCCGTGGCGCCTGCGCCTGCGCGAGACCGTGTTCGCGGTCCGCGGCGACGCGCTGACCCCGCCGAGCCGGTTCGATCACACCAGCCTGCGCATCCTCCAGCCGCGCCTGGCGCTGGCGGTGTGGCGCGGCCAGCGGCCGTTCGGGCGCGCGGTGCCGATCTACAACCTGTTCAACCGCACGCCCACGCCGATCGAGCGGGGCTGGTCGGTGCGCAAGACCCAGGTCCGCGACTTCCAGGGCGGCGCGCTCACCTACGACAGCCACAACGGCACCGACTTCGCGACCGCGCCCGGCACGGTCATCGTCGCGCCCGCCGCCGGCCGCGCGATCCTGGTCGTCAGCGAGTTCCACCGCGGCGGGCTCAAGCTCCTGCTCGATCACGGCGACGGCCTGGCCACCAGCTACGCCCACCTGGCCCGGGTGCTGATCGCGCCCGGCGACGTGGTCGCCCGGGGCCAGCCGATCGCGCTGTCGGGCGCCTCGGGGCTCAACTTCGTGGCCGCGCTCGGCGCCGATCCGCCGCACCTGCACTTCAACGTCTGGCTCGACGGCGAGCCGGTCGATCCGTTCGCCGTCGCCGGCGAGGCGTCGCTGTGGCGCCGCGCCAACGACCCCACCCCGGGCGCCACCGATCGCGATCTGCCCCCGACGACGATCGATGACGCCCGCCTCGCCGCCCAGCTCGACGCGTGCCGCGATCCCGACCTGGCGGCGCGGCTGCGCGCGATCCCCGATCGGGTCGAGCGCGCGCTCGCCACGATCTTCGCGCGCAACTACCAGCCGATGCGGTTCACGGACCATGTGTCGCCATACGTCAGCCGCGCCGCGCGCGTCCCCGCCCTCGACCTGCCATTTGCGGCCACCGACTACGAGCGCGTCCACCTGCCGTCGCCGTGA